DNA from Arthrobacter sp. StoSoilB19:
GTGTCCTTGAGGAGATCAACCAGGTCCTCCTCATCGTTCAGCCCGCTCTTGGCGGCGACGACGTGGGCCGGGAGGCCGACGTCGAACGCCACTTCCCAGTCGGCATACGGTGCGGCGTACTCGATGGTGATGGACCGGCCGTCCGAGCCGATTTCAGGAAACTGGGTGCCTGCCAGCCCGGTGGTGTCAGACGCCACGGAGAAGTACTTGGTTCCCTTCCCGGCCGCTGGATCGACGTCGTCGAAGTAGCCTGACGCGGCGGCCCAGCTTAGTAGCAGGTCGGCCGCGCCAATTGGCGCACCGTCCGACCACTTGACGCCCTCGTTGACTGTGTACTTCACCTTGAGCGGCTGGTCGGAGACCTTTTCGAAGTGCCCGAACTTGTCATTGCGGACAACTTTGGAGCTGTCATCGAGGTAGTAGAAGCCGGAGTGGGTAATGGCACCGATCTTCGAGTTGATGTCGGTATTGCCGTTGGCGCTGTAGGGGTTGAACGAGGAGAAGGCATTGACCTCTGCCACCGTCACGCTGCCGCCGCGCTTCGCCTCCCCCACCACCACCGAGGGGGCACTGGTGCCTGAGCAGCCTGAAAGAACCAGGGCAGCCGCCAATACGGCGATGAGCAACTGCATCAGACGCCGGACCGGCATGCCGCCTCCTTGTGTTTTCCCTCTCCGGAGGGGACTGGGTCGCCACGATCACGCCCTACAGACTCAGGATAAGCCGTCCGGCCGGTCAGACGTTGAAGCGGAACTCCACCACGTCGCCGTCGGCCATGACGTATTCCTTGCCTTCGATGCGGACCTTCCCGCGGGACTTTGCTTCAGCCATGGAGCCGGCCTCCACGAGGTCGTTGAAGGAGACCACCTCGGCTTTGATGAATCCGCGCTGGAAGTCGGAGTGGATGACGCCGGCGGCCTGCGGTGCCGTGTCCCCCTGCCGGATGGTCCAGGCCCGCGCTTCCTTGGGCCCGGCAGTGAGGTACGTCTGCAGCCCCAGGGTGTGGAAGCCGACGCGCGCCAGCTGGTCCAGGCCGGATTCGTCCTGGCCGTTCATCTCGAGCATCTCGCGGGCCTCTTCCTCGTCGAGTTCCACGAGGTCTGCTTCGAGCTTTGCGTCAAGGAAGATGCAGTCCGCGGGGGCCACCATGGCGCGCAGCTCCTCCTGCTTTTCCGGGCTGCCCAGGATGGCTTCATCCGCATTGAAAACGTAGATGAAGGGTTTGGCCGTCAGCAGCCCCAGCTCCTTGAGGTGCTCCATCTCCAGCTTGTCGCTCTTGATGGAAGAGTAGATGGTGTCACCCCGTTCCAGGACCGCCTGCGCGGCCTTGATGGCCGCAAGCTCGGCGGCCTCCCGCTTCTTGATCTTGACTTCCTTTTCGATCCGCGGGATGGCCTTTTCGATGGTCTGCAGGTCGGCGAGGATCAGCTCGGTGTTGATGGTTTCCATGTCCGAGCGGGGATCCACCTTGCCGTCGACGTGCACCACGTCGGGGTCATCGAAGACCCGGACAACCTCGGCGATGGCTTCAGCCTCGCGGATGTTGGCCAGGAACTGGTTGCCCAGCCCCTCCCCCTCGGACGCACCCTTGACGATGCCTGCGATGTCGACGAAGGACACGGCGGCAGGCAGGACACGCTGCGAGCCGAAGATCCCGGCGAGCTTCTGGAGCCTGGGGTCCGGGAGGTTCACTACACCGACGTTCGGTTCAATGGTGGCGAACGGGTAGTTCGCGGCCAGGACCTGGTTGCGGGTGAGCGCGTTGAAGAGGGTTGATTTGCCGACGTTGGGCAGTCCGACGATGCCAATAGTTAGAGCCACGAGCATTGATTCTACCCGTCCGGCCCCGGCAGCCCCTACCGGGGAATGTCATTGCCTTTGATTGTCAGAGGCCCGTGCAACAGTGAAGCCATGGATGCTTTTGCCTTGATTCTGGCCCTTCTCATGCTGCTGCTTGGTGCGCTTGCCGGCGCCGCGGCCACTTATTTCTCCCTGCGCAGGAACTCGCATGCCTTGGAGGCGGACTTTGACCAGGTGTCGTCCCGCCTTTCGGAGGTCACGGCGCAGCTGGCAGCGGCCGACGCCGAGCGGCGGCTTTTGGCGGTGCAGAACCGTGAGCTGGGCGAGGCCAGGACGCAGGACGGCAGTGTCCTGCGCGCCCTGGCCCCGGTGGCGGAGAAGCTGTCCGCTGTCCAGCAGCAGGTGGCGCTGCTGGAGCGGGACCGGGTGGAACAGTACGGCCAACTGGCGCAGCAGCTGCAGGAGGCAAGGCTTTCCGATGAACAGCTCATCCGGTCCACGCATGCCCTGGAATCGGCCCTGCGTTCCAACAGCGCCAGGGGCCAGTGGGGCGAGGTGCAGCTGCGGCGTGTAGTGGAGGCCGCGGGGATGCTGCGCCACGTGGACTTTGTGGAACAGGTGCACAGCGCCGGCCAGGACTCGGCTGTCCGCCCGGACCTGGTGGTGCAGTTGCCGGGCGACAAGCAGCTGGTGGTGGATGCCAAAGTCCCGTTGTCGTCCTACCTTGAGGCACAGGAACTGGGTGCGGTGGATCCGCGCGCCGGCCAGCCCTCCGGACTCCAGTCGGTAAGTGATGGGCGGAACCGGCAGGCGCTGCTGGCGGCGCATGCCAAGGCCCTGAGGGCGCACGTTGACGCATTGGGCACCAAGAAATACTGGGACGTCCCGGGAAACTCTCCGGAACTGGTGGTCTGTTTCATTCCGGCCGAATCCATCCTGGCGGCAGCACTGACTGCCGACGCCGGGCTCCTGGATTACGCGTTGTCCCGCAACGTGGTCCTTGCGTCGCCGAGCACCCTGCTGGCCGTGCTGAAGTCGGTGGCATTCACGTGGCGCCAGGACGTCCTGACGGACAGTGCACGTGAGTTGTTCGAGCTCGCGCGGCAGCTGTACGACCGGATGGGCACCCTGGGTGAAAACGTCACCAAACTGGGCTCTTCCCTCAAGTCTTCGGTGGACCGTTACAACGCCATGGTGGGCACCCTGGAAGCCAGGGTGCTGCCCACTGCCCGGAAGCTCAACACGCTCGAGGAGTCCGGCCTGGTGACACCTCCTGTTGTGGAGGTGACGCCGCGCTCGCTGGTGGCACCCGAACTCCAGGGCGACGGCGAGGCCGCCTGACAACGGGCCGCGGATGCAGGACGGGCCGGGCAGTCGTGTGACTGCCCGGCCCGTCTTTTACGTCTGGTTGGCGTCCGGCTGCTGATAATGCAGGGGACTCAGCTGCGGGGCCGGCGTCCGCCAAGGGCGCGGCTGACGTCGCCGGCCTGCTTCAGGGTTGCGCGGAGTTCCTTGGGCAGCGAGAACAGGAGGTCTTCCTCTGCCGTGACCACTTCCTCCACCGCGCCGTAGCCATAGTCTGCCAGGAGCCTGAGGACGTCCTGGACCAGGACTTCCGGAACCGAAGCCCCGGATGTGACGCCCACGGTAGCGACGCCCTCGAACCAGGCTTCGTCAACCTCGTTGGCGAAGTCCACCCGGTAGGAGGCTTTGGCGCCGTACTCAAGTGCCACCTCCACCAGGCGGACGGAGTTCGACGAGTTGGCCGAGCCCACCACGATCACCAGGTCCGCCTTGGGTGCGATCTTCTTGATGGCGACCTGGCGGTTGGTGGTGGCGTAGCAAATGTCATCGCTGGGCGGGTCCTGCAGGGTGGGGAACCGCTCCTTGAGCAGCCGGACGGTCTCCATGGTCTCGTCGACGCTCAGCGTGGTCTGCGAGAGCCAGATGACCTTCTCGGGGTCACGGACAGTTACCTTGTCCACTTCATGGGGACCGTTGATGATCTGGATGTGTTCCGGCGCTTCACCGGAGGTGCCTTCCACTTCCTCATGCCCGTCGTGGCCGATCAGGAGGATGTCGAAATCGTCCTTGGCGAAGCGGACGGCTTCCTTGTGCACTTTGGTAACCAGCGGACACGTGGCATCAATGGTGCGCAGGCCGCGCTCTTCGGCGGATTCGACCACTGCGGGGGAAACGCCGTGGGCGGAGAAAATCACCAGCGCGCCTTCGGGCACTTCGTCCGTCTCCTCCACGAAGATGGCGCCCTTTTCCTCCAGGGAGCTGACCACGTGGACGTTGTGGACGATCTGCTTGCGGACATACACGGGCGGCCCGTAGTGTTCCAGTGCCTTTTCGACGGCGATCACGGCCCGGTCAACGCCTGCACAGTAGCCACGGGGGGCAGCCAACAGCACCTTCTTGGTGCCGTTCACGGGGGCTGCCGCTGCTACGTCCTCAGGCGAGCGGCGCCTGCGTGGAATGGTTGGCATCGAGAGGGGTACAGCCGAGGTGGTCATCCCTCCATGCTACCGGCTGGCCGGCGCCCGTTTCCGGGATGCGAACAACGTCACAACGCCTGCTGCCATAAGAACGCCACCTGTCACCGTGGCCGCTGCGATCCACGTCTGGAAATCGGTGCCTGCGGCGGCCAGGAACTCGTCACGGAACATGTTGGCCACCGCATTGCCGGTGTCCGTGGCCTGGGCACGGGCCGAACCCAGCTGTAAGGCCAAGCCCCACGCCCCTGCAAGGGCCAGTCCGCCAAGTCCGGCTGCCAGCAGCACAGTCCAGCGGCGCCGTGCCGCGACGAGAGCCAGCAGGAACGCTATGGCTGAACCGATGGCCAGGATGTAGCCCATGGGTGCGTACGTGGCCAGCCGCTCGGTCCATTGCCGCTGAACTGGCTGGCCGACATTGATCAGCGTTTGCTCCGGAGGGTCGAGGGGAAGCCGGGTGGTGCGGGAGATCTCCTCCGAGCCGAGGGCAACCAACGGGGCGACGTCGAGGGTTAACGAGGATGCCGAGGCACCGCCCTGCGGACTGGCCGCCGGGTCGGCGAAACTTAGGCGGTGGCTCCGGCGGAGCGTCTCCTCCCACGCCGCCGGATAGCCGGGAAGCCCGGTCAGGGACTCCGCCGCCTTCTCGAGCATCGGCTGGACCAGCCCGGACAGGAAACCGGGGACAGATCCGGTATCGATCGTTCCCACCGCCGCCGCAGCGAGTTTCCTTTGGAAGTCTGAGTCCTTGCCGAGTGGTGCTGCAAGGCGGACAAACCCGGCTTCCTGGACAATGTTCCGGTCCACCCACATGGCGGGAACCGCAACGGCGGCCAGGAGGATGCCCAGCACGGTGGCGATGGCAGAAACAAAAGTGCGCACAACAGGTCCTTCGGGGTTGGGGGCCTTACCCCATCCTAGGCAGGGTGGAAGGGCCGTCCCTGTCAGTGCCCGGTGCTACACCTTATGGATAAGGTTGATTGACCGCCCACAACAGATGAAGGACCGCATGCCCGCAGCACCAGCAGCCTCCCAACGGCGTCCGCATGTCTGACCAGGCCTCCCTTCCGGGTGCGGCGCCCACTACCCTGCCGGCCACAGCGGCGGAAACCAGCCCGGACAACCCCTGGCCGCTGCAGCTGTTGTCGCAGAAGCTTAAGGCGCATATCGACCGCACCCCGTCGGCATGGGTGGAAGGCCAGGTCATCGAGCTGAACCGCCGCGGCACCAACGCCTACCTCACGCTTCGCGACGTGGACGCAGAGGTGTCCCTTCCCGCGTCGGTGTGGACCAAGGTGCTGGAACGGCAGAATCTGCCGCTGGAGCGCGGTTCACGGGTGGTGGCCCTGCTGAAACCGGAGTTCTGGTTGAAGACGGGCAGGCTCAACATGCTGGTGCGGGACATGCGGCCCGTGGGATTGGGCGACTTGCTGGCCAGGATCGAGCGGCTGCGCCAGGCGTTGGCGGCTGAGGGCTTGTTTGCCGACTCACGGAAGAAACCGCTGCCCCTGCTGCCTCACCGCATCGGCCTGATCACCGGGCGGGATTCGGACGCCAAGAAGGACATCCTGCGCAACGCAGCCCTGCGGTGGCCGGCGGTGGAGTTTGAGATCCGCGAGGTTGCTGTCCAGGGGAATACCGCCGTGGCCCAGGTGGTCCGCGCCCTGCGGGAACTGGACGCCCGGCCTGAGGTGGACGTCATTGTCATCGCCCGGGGCGGCGGGGCGCTGGAAGACCTCTTGCCGTTCAACAGCGAGGAACTGGTCCGGGCAGTGGCTGCCGCCGCCACGCCCGTGGTGAGTGCCATCGGGCATGAGGCCGACCGGCCGCTGCTGGATGATGTTGCAGACCTCCGGGCTTCCACCCCCACCGACGCCGCCAAGCGGATCGTTCCCGAAGTCTCGGAAGAACTCGCCGGCGTGCGCCAGGCGCGGGAACAACTGCGGCGGTGCATGGACCGGCTGGTGGACCGGGAGTCGGACCGGCTGGCGGCCCTGCATTCCCGGCCCGTCATGGCGGCACCCGAAGGAATGGTCTCCGTCCGGGCCGAGGAAATCGAGCGGCTGCTGCGGCGGTCCTCTGCGGCCGTGAGCTCCACCGTGGTGCGGGCAGCGGACCAGCTTGAACACCTGAAAGCCCAGGTCCGGGCCCTCTCGCCCCAAAAGACGCTTGACCGAGGGTACGCCGTCGTCGAACTGGCAGGAGACCAGGCCGCCCGGATCGCCCAGGCCGGCCACGCCGTTGTCCGCCGTCCTGCCGAAGCGCCGGCGGGGGCCGCCCTGTCCATCCGCGTGGCAGAGGGGCGCTTCGGAGCCACGTCTACCGGCACCATGTCCACCGGGGCCATGTCCACCGGGGCCGGCGGGTCACAATCAGGAAACCCCGACCACCACCAGGAATTGGAAGAGAAGTCATGACCGAACAGAAACCTGAGTCCGACGTCGCAGCCCTGAGCTACGAGGAAGCGCGGGAGCAGCTCATAGCAGTGGTGGGCAGGCTGGAGGCAGGAGGGGCAAGCCTGGAGGAGTCCCTGGCCCTGTGGGAACGAGGTGAGGCGCTGGCGGTACGCTGCGAGGAGTGGCTGGAGGGCGCCCGCAAGCGGCTGGCTGCAGCCCGGGACCAGCCGCTTTAGGCAAACCCGGAAGCGGGGAAAACCAAACAGGGAAGCTGAAGCAGGACCACGGCCAGGGCCGGCCCTCAGGAACGGGCCACCAGCTCCCGCTCGGCAGCTACGTCGAACTCGGCCTTGGGCCACTCCAGCTTCAGGCCGGACAAGGCGCCGAGCAGCAGCTGCTGGACCGCGATCCGGGCGAACCACTTCTTGTTGGCCGGAACAACATGCCATGGCGCGTTGGGCGTACTCGTTTCGTCGATGGCCGCCTGGTATGCGGCCATGTAGTCCTCCCAGTGGGCCCGCTCGTCCAGGTCTCCCCTGCTGTACTTCCAGTGCTTGGAAGGATCATCCAGCCGGGCCAGCAGCCTCTCCTTTTGCTCCGCACTGCTGATGTGGAGCATCACCTTGATGATCTTCGTCCCCGAGTCGGCCAGCCGTGTTTCAAACTCATTAATGGCCACGTAGCGCCGCTTGATCTCGTCCGGGGTGGCCCATCCGTGGACGCGATGGATGAGAACGTCCTCGTAGTGGGAGCGGTCGAACACACCCACCATTCCGGCGGCCGGAACTTCCTTTTCGATCCGCCACAGGAAGTCGTAGGACTTCTCCTCGTCGGTGGGCGCCTTGAATGCCTTGAACTGGACGCCCTGCGGGTTCATCGCCGCCATGACATGGCTGACGATTCCGCCCTTGCCGGCGGTGTCCATGGCCTGCAGGATCAACAGGATCCGTTTGGTCCCCCCGAACCGGGATTCGGCAAAGAGCTTTTCCTGCAACCCGGAAAGTTCGTCGTCCATCTCCGCCAGCAGCAGCCGGCCGTCAGCCTTGTTGCCGCTGTACCCGGGGGTCGAGTCCGGGTCTACTGCGGCAAGGGAGAACCCCTCCCCGGCCTGAAGGGTTTCAGCAGGATGCTGGTCGAAGCCGACGACGCGGGCCATGGGAGTCCTTTCCGCAAGGTTGCACGGACCGGTGGGCCCGTGAGCACAGGCTAGTTCCCCTGGTACCTGGTTAGGAAGTCCCCCATCCGGCCGATGGCCTCTTCAATGTCCTTGACGTTGGGCAGCGTCACCATCCGGAAATGGTCGGGGCGCACCCAGTTGAAGGCACGGCCGTGGGACACCAGGATCTTCTGTTCCTTCAGGAGGTCAAGGACAAACTTTTCGTCGTCCCGGATGTGGTAGACCTCCGGGTCGAGCCGGGGAAAGAGGTAAAGGGCACCCCGGGCCTGCTGCGTGCTGACGCCCGGGATGGCGTTGAGCATGTCGTATGCCTTGTTGCGCTGCTCCAGCAGGCGGCCACCGGGGAGGATGAGGTCGTTGATGCTCTGGTAGCCGCCCAGCGCCGTCTGGATGGCGTGCTGGGCCGGGACGTTGGCGCACAGGCGCATATTGGCCAGGAGGTTGATGCCTTCGAGGTAGTCGGCGGCATCCTTCTTGGGCCCGGAGATGGCCATCCAGCCGGCCCGGTAGCCGCAGACGCGGTACGCCTTGGACAACCCGCTGAACGTCAGGCACAGGACGTTGTCACCGGTCAGTCTGGCGAGGTTCACATGGACGGCGTCCTCGTACAGGATCTTTTCGTAGATCTCGTCGGCAAAAATCACCAGGCCGTGCTTCTCGGCGAGGGCGACGATTTTCTTCAGCGTCTCTTCCGGGTAGACGGCGCCCGTGGGGTTGTTCGGGTTGATGACCACGATGCCCTTGGTGCGCGGCGTGATCTTCGCTTCCAGGTCGTCAAGGTCGGGCTGCCAGCCGGATTCCTCGTCGCAGAGGTAATGCACCGGCCTGCCGCTGGCCAGCGCCACGGACGCGGTCCACAACGGGTAGTCCGGCGTGGGGATGAGCACTTCATCGCCGTCGTCAAGAAGGGCCATGAGGGACATGGTGATGAGCTCGCTGACACCGTTGCCCAGGTAGATGTCATCCACGTGGATATTCTGGATCCCGCGGGTCTGGTAGTACTGCGAGACGGCGGTGCGTGCCGAAAAGATGCCGCGGGAGTCGCTGTAGCCCTGGGCATGGGGCAGGTGGCGGATCATGTCCACCAGGATGGCGTCCGGCGCCTCGAAGCCAAACGGCGCCGGGTTGCCGATGTTCAGTTTGAGGATTCGATGGCCCTCCGCCTCCATCTGCTGGGCGGCCTGCAGGATCGGTCCACGGATGTCATAGAGGACGTTGTTGAGCTTCGTGGACTGCCTGAATTCTGCCATCCCTCAAATATGCCACAGGAAGGATGCATCCCCGTTGAGACGTCCACCACACGGCCGGCGGCGGCTGCCGGACCCTCGCAGGTCCGGCAGCCGCCGTCGTTAATCACCAGTCCGTACCCTGCCCGTGCGGACAGGGAACCGATTTACTTGACGATGCCCTTGTCCTTCAGCCAGGCGGTCGCTGCCGCCTTGGCGTCCTGCTTCTGGCTGCCGCTGACTGCCCGGTTGAGGTTGATCAGGTCATCCGTCGTGAGCGTGCTGGACACGGAGTTGAGCGCCTGCTTGGCCTTGTCTGTCATCTTGGCCTTGTTGTACAGCGGCAGGACCTGCTGGGCGATGAAGTTGTTCTTCGGGTCCTCCAGCACCACCAGGTCGTTGTCCGCGATGGACGGCGTGGTGGTGTAGATGTCGGCCACCTGCACCTGGTTCTCCAGCAGCGCCTTGAGCGTCACCGGGCCGCCGCCGTCGCTGAAGGGCTCCAGCTTCTTGGGGACGCAGTTGTAGTTCTTCTTCAGTCCGGGCAGGCCGTACGCGCGCTCGGCGAACGTGGCCGGAGCCCCCACTACAATCTCGCTGCAGACCTTGGCCAGGTCCTCGATGGACTTCAACTGGTACTTCTCCGCCGTTGCCTTGGTGACCACCATGGCGTCCTTGTCCTCGGCCTTGGACACGTCCAGCACGCCGAGTCCGTCCGGCAGCTTGCCGGGCAGTGCCTTGGCGATGTCACCGGCGGAGACCTCCTTGGCTTCCTTGTCCACGTACAGCAGCAGGTTGCCGCTGTAGTCCGGCACCACGTCCACCGAGCCGTCCTGGACGGCCTTGAAGTAGACCTCGCGGGAGCCGATGTTCGGCTTGGTGGTGGCGGTGATGCCGTTGGCGTTCAATGCACCGGCATACAGCTCGGCGATGATCTGGCTCTCCGGGAAGTCCGCTGAACCCACCACGAGGGAGGTCGCCCCACCCGATGCACTGCCGCTGGTGGCCGGCGGGTTCTTCAGCGGATCGGACGACCCCCCGCAGGCGGACAATGCCACTGCCAGGCCAAGCCCGGCGGCCAAACCGCTGAACGCCCGCCTTCCGAGGCGCTGGGGACGGCTATCTTTCATGACTTACCTCCTTGAACAACAGTCTCCGCAACAACGGGGTCTGTGAGATCAACCGCAGCCTCATGGCTGCGGTAGGACAGCTTCGAGGCCCCTTGGGTCAGGAACAGCCTCTGGAACAGGGACAGGACAAGGTCGACGGCGATCGCCAGCGCCGCGATGAGGAGGGAACCTCCCAGCATCTGGGGGAAGTCGCTAAGGACAAGGCCGTCGAAGAGATAGCGGCCCAGGCCACCTAGGTTGATGTAGGCAACGACGGAGACGGTGGCGATCACCTGCAGCACGCCGGTTCGGAAACCGCCGAACATGACGGTGAGTGCGTTGGGCAGCTCGGCCCGGAACAGGACCTGCAGTTCAGTCATTCCCATGGCCCGGGCCGCGTCCACCACATTCCGGTCCACGCTGGAGATGCCGGCATACGTCCCGGCCAGCAGCGGGGGCACGGTGAGGATCACCAGCGCCCAGATGGGAGGCATCAGCCCGATGCCGGCCAGCAGAACGAACAGGATGAGCAGGCCCAGGGTGGGCAGCGCGCGCAGGGCTCCGGCCAGGGCGACGACTGCCACCCGTCCCCTTCCCGTGTGGCCGACAAACAGCCCGACGGGAACGGCGATGGCAGTGGCGATCAGCATGACGAGTCCGGTGTACTGCAGATGCTCCAACATCCGGGCGGGGATGCCCATGCTTCCGGACCAGTGCAGGGGGTCGGAAAGCCAGGCGAAGGTATCTGAAAAGACGTTGCTCACGCTGCTTCTCCCGCCAGGGTGGCGCGCTCCGCAGCGGCGGGCGCAGTGCCGCCTTCATCCCTGCGGCCCCGCCGCGTTCCTGCCCGTTCCCACGGAGTGAGGATGCGTTCCAGCAGGACGAGGACGGCATCCATCAGCAGCGCGAGGATCAGGATGGCGACGATCCCCACCACCACCTCGGTGACGAAGTCGCGCTGGAGGCCATCGGTGAAGAGCATGCCCAGGTTGCCGACACCCAGCAGGGCGGCGACGCTCACCAGCGAGATGTTGCTGACGGACACCACCCGCAGCCCGGCGAACAGGACCGGCAGGGAGAGCGGCAGGTCCACCTGCAGGAACCGGGCCAGCGGCTTGAAGCCCATGGCCTGCGCGGCCTGGCTGACGTCTGCGTCCACGGAATCGAAGGCATCCAGGGCGGCGCGCACCAGCAGTGCCACGGCATAGATGGTCAGGGCCACCACCACGTTGAGGGGATCCAGGATCCGGGTGCCCAGGATGGTGGGCAGGATGATGAACAGCGCCAGCGAGGGGATGGTGTACAGGAGAGAGGAAGCCGTCAGGACCACGGAGCGGAGTGCACTGTTCTGCCGTGCCAACTGCGCCAGCGGAATGGAAATCAGCAGGCCCAGGGCCATGGGAACGAGTGCCAGCACCAGGTGCTGGCCGCCGCGTTCCAGGATCATGCCGGTGTTGGCCAGGAACCATTCCATCAGAGGGCAGCCTGCCGCAACTGGCGCGCCTCTTCGATCAGCGCCAGGACCTCACCGCCGCGGACCACGCCCAATACCGTGCCATCGGTATCAACGGCGACACCGAGGCCCGACGGGGACGACAGGGCCGCGTCAAGGGCCCGCCGCAGGCTCTCTCCCGGACGGAACAGCGACCCACCCGGAACGAGCTCGGTCTCGGTCCCTGGTGCCGACCATCCCAGGGGATGTTTGTCCGCATCCACCACCAACTGCCAGCCACCGGCAGCACTGGCATCAGACTCATATCCGTCCGGAGAGCGGACGATCGTGGGCACGGGATGGATGGCCACGCCGTCGGACGGCGTGAAGCCCAGGTGGCGGAAGCCGCGGTCCCGCCCCACGAAGGATGCGACGAAGTTGTTGGCCGGCGCCCGCAGGATTTCCTCCGGGGTGGCGTACTGGGCCAGCTTGCCGCCGGTGGCAAAGACGGCGACCTTGTCGCCCAGGATGGTGGCCTCGTCGATGTCGTGGGTTACGAACACGATGGTCTTGGCCAGGTCCTTCTGGAGGCGCAGCAGTTCCTGCTGGAGTTCGTCCCGGACAACGGGGTCCACGGCGCTGAACGGCTCATCCATGAGGAGAACAGGCGGATCTGCGGCGAGCGCGCGTGCAACGCCAACGCGCTGCTGCTGGCCGCCGGACAGCTGGGACGGGTACCGCTT
Protein-coding regions in this window:
- a CDS encoding ATP-binding cassette domain-containing protein, which translates into the protein MDQAMIEFQSVTKQYPGGQPAVDGLSMSIAKGSVTVFVGPSGCGKTTSLRMINRMVEPTSGTITVDGRDVTTVPAAELRRSMGYVMQSAGLLPHRSVLDNIATVPRLNGVSKADARKRAEELLDVVGLAHSLGKRYPSQLSGGQQQRVGVARALAADPPVLLMDEPFSAVDPVVRDELQQELLRLQKDLAKTIVFVTHDIDEATILGDKVAVFATGGKLAQYATPEEILRAPANNFVASFVGRDRGFRHLGFTPSDGVAIHPVPTIVRSPDGYESDASAAGGWQLVVDADKHPLGWSAPGTETELVPGGSLFRPGESLRRALDAALSSPSGLGVAVDTDGTVLGVVRGGEVLALIEEARQLRQAAL
- a CDS encoding ABC transporter permease produces the protein MEWFLANTGMILERGGQHLVLALVPMALGLLISIPLAQLARQNSALRSVVLTASSLLYTIPSLALFIILPTILGTRILDPLNVVVALTIYAVALLVRAALDAFDSVDADVSQAAQAMGFKPLARFLQVDLPLSLPVLFAGLRVVSVSNISLVSVAALLGVGNLGMLFTDGLQRDFVTEVVVGIVAILILALLMDAVLVLLERILTPWERAGTRRGRRDEGGTAPAAAERATLAGEAA